A segment of the Desulfurobacterium indicum genome:
TTTTTGGCTGCAGCCCTTACCATTGTTGGGCCGCCAATGTCGATGTTTTCTATTATCTCTTCAAATGATGACCCCTTTTTTACGGTTTCCTTAAACGGATACAGGTTAACAACGACCATATCTATTCGTTCTATTCCAAGTTCTTCCATTGTTTTTACATGGTCGGGATTGTCTCTTTTAGATAGAATTCCTCCGTGAACTTTCGGATGAAGTGTTTTTACTCTTCCTTCCATTATTTCGGGAAAGCCTGTAAGTTTGGAGATCTCTTTTACCGGTATGTTATTCTCTTTTAAAAGTCTTGCCGTTCCGCCCGTTGAGATGATTTCAACGCCTAATTCGTGGAGCGATTTGGCAAATGGGACAATGCCTGCTTTGTTAGATACAGATATAATAGCTCTAACAGGTTTCAAATTAACCTCCTGCGGGATTTGGTTTAGTGATACGAAATTTTATCAAACTGATTGGAGAGTAATTATGAAGTTGACTTTTCCTAAGATTGGTTCTGTTTTACTTTCCCTCTCTGTTTACTTACTTACTTTGACCATTCCTGTTTCAATAGCCGGTGATAATATAGCCATAGGTATAGGTGTTTTAGGGGTTATCCTTCTCTTCTTGAGCAATGAGCGGATGGATTTTCCTAATCTTAAACCTCTTGCATTTTTCTTAGTTCCCGAAGGCATATCGGTTTTGTTCGCTAAAAATGTTAAAAAAGCCTGGAAACAGACTTCATTAAATCACCATTTGCTACCTTTAATTTTTGTTTACGATAGGCTAAAAAAGGGGCTTTCTCTGGAGAGGATTTTAAAATTTCTTTCTTTTAGTTCTATAGTTCTTTCCTCTTCTGTTATTGTGGAAGCTTTTACACATCAGAATGTAAAACATTTTAAGTTTTCGAGATTTCATCTTTTCTTTGAACCGGTCAGAGGAAAAGGAATCCTTAATCATCAACTAACGACGGCTGGAGTGCTCTATCTTTTGTTTCTCTTATTTGCAGGTTTTTTTATCAGACAGAATCAGGATAGACAATCAAAGAAAATTTATGGTATTACTACGTGTTTTCTTTTTTTAGCTATTCTTTTGAATCAGAGTAGATCTTATTGGATCGGTATGTTTGTGGCTTTTCTATTGTTTTTCGTTTTGCTTTATAGAAAGAGGGCAGTTTTTTATATTTCTGGGTTTTTAGCCTTTTTTTTAGGGTTTACTTTGGTATTTGCTCCTCTGAGAGCTAGATTAGAGAGTATTGTAAATACCAAAACGAATGGGAGTAATACAACTAGGCTGATAATATGGCGTTCTCACTATGAGGCTATTAAGAATGATTTCTCTTTGAAAGAAAAACTGTTTGGATCTCCGGTGGCAGGAAAAGATATGTGCTGTAAATATATTCCAGAAAGTTATGAAAAAGTTCTTGGTAAAAAGCCGCCTAAAATTGAGAATTTATGTGATAAGCAGTTTTATCATTGTTTGAGTCATAACATTTACATAAAGTATTTAACGGATTTTGGCCTGTTAGGTTTATTGGGCTATGTTACTTTTATTCTTTATTTAATATTAGTAAATATTCGCGGGTTTTCTCTTTCTGGAGATTCTATCTTTGCTACTTTTGCTTCCATGTATACCGGTTTTGCCACAGCAGGCTTTTTTGAGAATAACTTTACAGATGCAGAAGTAAAAATCTGTTTCATATTTATTTTAGGGATAAATTTCTATCTTCTTGATAAATTACGTTCGGGAGAGAGAGTTTGAGAAAGTTCCCTTGGTGGCTTTTCGGTTATATAAAAGAATACAGGTTTCTTATGGGAGTTACTGTTGTTGCCATGCTGGTTCATTCGGCGGTAACTTCTTATCTTGCTTATTTCATAAAGGATATTATTAATTCCGTTTTTGTTACGAAGAACGAACATATGCTTAAGCTTTTACCTTTTATTCTTCTCGGACTTCTTTTGATTAAAGGGATTGCTTTCTTTTTCAGTTACTATACGGCTTCTTATCTTGGACAAACCGTTATAGCCAGATTGAGAGAAGATCTATACGATAAGGTTTTAAGGCTTCCGATGGATGTTCTTCAGGGAGAATCTGCAGGATCTTTCGTCTCAAAAATTATTAACGATACGGCGCTTTTGCAGGAATTTACGGCAAGGTATGTTGTTTCTTTTATGAGGGATCTTACAACATCAATAGGATTGATGGTTGCAGTTATTTACATGGATCCGAAACTTGCATTTGCCGGTTTTGTGGCACTCCCTTTGATAGGTCTTGTTATTTCAGAGTTTGGTAAAAAAGTTAAGAAATATACTTTCAGAATGCAGGAGAAACTTGCTAACCTTACAGCCCATTTGTTTGATGGTGTTAAAAACATAAGAGAGGTAAAACTCTTTTTACTTGAAGAACGTTTCTCAGAACTGTTTAAAGAAGAAAATAAGCGTTATGTTAAGCAGTTTATGAGAATAAAGTTTATTCAGGGCATTTATCCTCCCATTGTTGAAATTATGGCCGGTGTTGTTATAGGAGGGTTAATCTTTTACGGCGGCTACAGGATAGTTGAAGGGACACTTACGCCAGGTGGTTTTTTTGCGTTCATTATTGCTCTGATAATGGCTTACGAGCCTATAAGAAAACTTGGTGGCACTTATAACAATATTCAGCAAGCAGTTGCCGTGGCTGAAAGAGTGAAAAAAATTCTTTCTATTCCTGACGAGTATACTCTTAAGGACGGTTCTTTAAACTTAGATAGTTCCATAGCAAGGATAGAATTTGAGGATGTTTATTTTTCCTATCCAGGTAGGAAAGAGAAAGTTTTGAAAGGTATAGATGCTTCTTTCGTTTCAGGGAAGAAGTATGCAATTGTTGGTAAGACGGGAAGTGGAAAGTCAACTCTTGTGAGTTTGATTCCGAGATTTTTTGATGTAACAGAAGGTGTTTTGAGGATAAACAATACAGATATAAAGAAGTATAAGTTGCGTTCTTTAAGAAAGCGTATAGGCTTTGTTTCTCAGGATATAGTTCTGTTTAGAGGAACAATAAGAGAGAACATAGCAGTTGGGAAACCTGATGCTTCGATGGAAGAGATAGTAAGGGCAGCAAAGATAGCCAACATTCACGATTTTATAGAGACTCTACCTGAGAAGTATGAAACATTGCTTGGAGAAGGCGGTATTCAGTTATCAGGTGGTCAGAAACAACGAATAGCGATTGCTAGAGCTGTTTTAAAAAATCCCGATGTTCTTATTCTTGATGAAGCTACCAGCGCTCTTGATTCCGAGACAGAAAGGGCGGTTCAGGATGCTATTGATAAGATTTTTAAAGATAAGATTTTAGTCGCCATAGCTCATAGACTTTCTACTGTCTTAAACAGTGATGAGATTCTTTTTATGGAAGATGGAAAGATTATTGCTCGCGGAAGTCATAGAGATCTTTTGCTGATGAGTGATAGGTATAAGAGGCTGTGTGAGTTGCAGTTTAGTGAAAACATTTGAAGGAGTGCGTTTTGAGCAGAAAAATTCGCATTCTTGAGATAATAGATGGTGACGGATGGTGTGGGACAAAGGAGCAGACTTATCTTATTTCACTTCAGCTTTCAAAGTACTTTGAGGTTGAAATGGCACTTGCTTCTGGAAATAAGCATCTTATAAAAAGGCTTGATGGAAAAATTCCCTTGCATTTCTTTCAAAAAGGAGATAAGTCAGAGAAAAAGAAACTCTATCCGTATAAAAATCTAATTAGGATAATAAGACAGGGTAATTATGATGTTGTTATTCCAAACTCTTCATCGGCGTTTAATTTTCTTCTTCCTTTCTGGAGATTTCTGAGAAATCGTCCAAAACTTATTGCTATGAGACGCTCCGGTTTTGTTCCATCCTTTTTCTCTGCAAAGTTAAAGTATAGTCTTGCAGATGCTATCGTTGTTGTTTCAAAAGATGTGGCAAAGATGCTTAAAGAAAAGCATTTCTTTCCTGAAAAGTTATACGTTATAGAGAGCGGGATAGAACTTTCTAGATTTTATCCTTCTGACGAATATAGGTTTGAAATTAGAGAGCACTTTAGTGTATCGGAGCATGAGAAGTTGTTTGTGAATGTCGCAAACTGGCTTCCTTACAGAAAAGGGCAGGATATACTGTTTAGAGCTTTTGCAGAAGCTGCTAGAAATGATTGGAAATTGATGCTTGTTGGAAGGGATACAGACTCGGAAGAAGCAAGAGAAATGGTAAGAGAACTCGGCCTGGAAGGGAAGGTTATTCATGCTGGTTTCAGGCCTGATGTGGAAAAGATACTGCAGGCTGCGGACTTTTTTGTCCTTTCATCCCGTTCTGAAGGAATAGCCGGGGCACTTCTGCAGGCCATGGCTTCTGGAAAGGTTGTCATTTCAACGCTTGCTGGAGGAATTGGGGAGTATCTAAAGGATGGAGTAAACGGTTTTGCGTCACCGATAGAAGATGTTGATGGTTTGGCAGAAGCCATGAAGAAAGCGGCTGCGCTTGATAAAAAAGAGTATGAAGTGATTGCTAATAGAGCAGTGGAAACAGCAAAAAAGTATTCTATAGAAGAAACCGGAAAGAAGTGGAAAGATCTGATTGAGTCTTTGTGCCGTTGAAAATTTACGGATAATTTAATAAATTTCCAGCGGGGTAGTATCCCTTGACAATTGATGTTCTATTTGCTTATATTCAAGCGCCAAACTATATAGGAGGAGATAGTATGCCCACAATTAATCAACTTGTGAGAAAAGGGCGTGAAAAGAAGATTAAACGCTCAAAGGCACCTGCCCTTCAGGGTAATCCCCAGAAAAGGGGTGTCTGTGTAAGGGTATTTACCACTACGCCTAAGAAGCCTAACTCAGCTCTTCGTAAGGTTGCGAGGGTAAGGCTTTCAAACGGGATAGAAGTAACCGCTTACATCCCGGGTATCGGCCACAATCTCCAGGAGCACTCTGTTGTTCTTGTAAGAGGTGGAAGAACAAAAGACCTTCCAGGTGTTCGTTACAAGATTATTCGTGGTGCTCTTGATGCTGCTGGCGTTGAGGGAAGAAGACAGTCAAGGTCTAAGTATGGAACAAAGAGACCAAAGGAGAAAAAATAATTTTTAGGAGAGGAAAGGCATGCCAAGGAAAGGACCAGTTCCACCAAGAGAGATAATTCCTGACCCTGTTTATGGTGATAAGCTTGTGGCAAAGCTTATTAACAAAGTAATGAAGGATGGAAAAAAGAGCGTAGCTGAAAAGATAGTTTACGGTGCTTTTGGCATTATCAAGGAAAAGCTTGGAGAAGAACCTCTTGCCGTATTTCACAAGGCAGTAGAAAATGTAAAACCTATTATGGAAGTTCGTCCACGCCGTGTTGGTGGTGCCACATATCAGGTACCTATGGAAGTAAGACCAGAAAGACAGATTCACCTTGCACTTAAGTGGATCGTGGACGCTGCACGTGCTCGTTCTGAGCGCGGAATGGTTAACAGACTTGCAAATGAGCTTATTGATGCTTACAACCAGAAAGGTGGTGCATTCAAGAAGAGAGAAGACACCCATAGAATGGCAGAAGCTAACAAGGCATTTGCACACTACAGGTGGTAATTTTTAAAGATCAAACGAATTAATGGAGGCCGTTGTGAGTAAGGCTGCAAAAAATATTAAAGTTCCTCTTGATAAGGTAAGGAACATAGGAATTATTGCCCATATTGACGCTGGAAAGACAACAACGACCGAGCGTATTCTTTACTATACGGGAAGGATTCACAAAATTGGGGAGGTTCATGAAGGCGCTGCTGAAATGGACTGGATGGAGCAAGAAAAGGAGAGAGGTATTACCATTACCTCCGCTACAACAACCTGCTTCTGGAGAAATCATAGGATTAACATCGTTGATACACCGGGACACGTTGACTTCACAATTGAAGTTGAGCGTTCTCTGAGGGTTCTTGACGGTGCCGTTACAATTCTCTGTTCTGTCGGTGGTGTTCAGCCTCAGACAGAAACTGTATGGAGACAGGCAGATAAATATCATGTTCCAAGGATTATCTTCGTAAACAAGATGGACAGAATCGGTGCTGACTTTTTCCAGGTAGTTAAAGATGTTGAGGAAAAGCTTGGAGCAAAGCCTGTTCCTCTTCAAATACCTGTTGGCGCTGAAGAGAACTTTAAAGGTGTTGTTGACCTTGTGACAATGAAAGCGATTATATGGGAAGAAGAAACTCTCGGTGCTAAGTATCATGAGGAAGAAATCCCTGAAGATTTAATTGATATCGCAGAAGAATATAGAGAAAAACTTATAGAGGCTCTTGCTGATGTTGATGAAGAAATAATGATGAAGTATCTTGAAGGTGAAGAAATAACACCAGAGGAAATGAAGGCAGCAATCAGAAAAGGAACTCTTGAAATTAAATTCTTCCCTATGCTTTGCGGTTCAGCCTTCAAAAATAAAGGTGTTCAGCCTCTTCTTGATGCAGTAGTTGATTATCTTCCCTCACCTCTTGATGTTCCTCCTATTAAAGGAATCAATCCTAATACAGGTGAAGAGGAGGAGAGACACGCTTCATACGATGAGCCGTTTTCAGCACTTGCATTTAAAATTCTTACGGATCCTTATGTTGGTCAGCTTACATTTATCAGGGTTTACTCCGGTTTAATGGAATCTGGGTCTTACGTTTACAACGCAACAAGAGGTAAGAAAGAAAGACTTGCAAGAATTCTCCGTATGCATGCAAACAAAAGGGAAGAAATTCCAGTTCTTGGTGCTGGTGATATCGCTGCGGCTGTTGGTTTAAGAGAGACCTTTACAGGTGATACACTCTGCGATCCAGATCATCCAATTATTCTTGAGGCTATGGAATTTCCAGAACCTGTTATATCTGTTGCTGTTGAGCCAAAAACAAAGGCAGACCAGGAAAAACTCTCAATTGCTCTTCAAAAGCTTGCTAAAGAAGACCCATCTTTCAGAGTTTCAACAGATCACGAAACAGGACAGACAATAATCTCCGGTATGGGTGAACTTCACCTTGAGATTATCGTTGACAGGCTTAAGAGAGAGTTCAATGTTGATGTTAACGTTGGTAGACCTCAGGTTGCATACAGAGAGACTATCAGAAAAGAAGTTACTCAGGAAGGTAAGTTTATCAAGCAGACAGGTGGTAGAGGTCAGTACGGTCATGTATGGCTTAAGATTGAGCCTCTTGAGCCTGGTAAAGGTTTTGAATTCCATGAAACAATTAAAGGTGGTGTTGTTCCTAAGGAATATATCCCTGCTGTTGAAGCAGGTGTTAGAGAGGCCATGGAAACAGGTGTTGTTGCCGGTTATCCTATGGTTGACATAAAGGTTACACTCTTTGACGGTTCATACCACGAAGTTGACTCTTCTGAAATGGCCTTCAAGATTGCAGGTTCAATGGCATTCAAAGAGGGTGCCAAAAAGGCAAATCCTGTTCTCCTTGAGCCAATAATGGAAGTAGAGGTAACAACACCAGAAGAATTTATGGGTGATGTTATTGGCGATCTCAATAAGAGGCGTGGTCGTGTTCAAGGTATGGAAGCAAGAGGGAACGCTCAGGTTATTAAAGCGATGGTACCTCTTGCAGAAATGTTCGGTTACGCTACTGACCTTCGTTCAATGACACAGGGTAGAGCCACCTATATAATGAGATTTAGCCATTACGAAGAAGTGCCGGCAAATGTTGCTGAGCAAA
Coding sequences within it:
- the rpsL gene encoding 30S ribosomal protein S12 encodes the protein MPTINQLVRKGREKKIKRSKAPALQGNPQKRGVCVRVFTTTPKKPNSALRKVARVRLSNGIEVTAYIPGIGHNLQEHSVVLVRGGRTKDLPGVRYKIIRGALDAAGVEGRRQSRSKYGTKRPKEKK
- a CDS encoding ABC transporter ATP-binding protein; protein product: MRKFPWWLFGYIKEYRFLMGVTVVAMLVHSAVTSYLAYFIKDIINSVFVTKNEHMLKLLPFILLGLLLIKGIAFFFSYYTASYLGQTVIARLREDLYDKVLRLPMDVLQGESAGSFVSKIINDTALLQEFTARYVVSFMRDLTTSIGLMVAVIYMDPKLAFAGFVALPLIGLVISEFGKKVKKYTFRMQEKLANLTAHLFDGVKNIREVKLFLLEERFSELFKEENKRYVKQFMRIKFIQGIYPPIVEIMAGVVIGGLIFYGGYRIVEGTLTPGGFFAFIIALIMAYEPIRKLGGTYNNIQQAVAVAERVKKILSIPDEYTLKDGSLNLDSSIARIEFEDVYFSYPGRKEKVLKGIDASFVSGKKYAIVGKTGSGKSTLVSLIPRFFDVTEGVLRINNTDIKKYKLRSLRKRIGFVSQDIVLFRGTIRENIAVGKPDASMEEIVRAAKIANIHDFIETLPEKYETLLGEGGIQLSGGQKQRIAIARAVLKNPDVLILDEATSALDSETERAVQDAIDKIFKDKILVAIAHRLSTVLNSDEILFMEDGKIIARGSHRDLLLMSDRYKRLCELQFSENI
- a CDS encoding glycosyltransferase, whose protein sequence is MSRKIRILEIIDGDGWCGTKEQTYLISLQLSKYFEVEMALASGNKHLIKRLDGKIPLHFFQKGDKSEKKKLYPYKNLIRIIRQGNYDVVIPNSSSAFNFLLPFWRFLRNRPKLIAMRRSGFVPSFFSAKLKYSLADAIVVVSKDVAKMLKEKHFFPEKLYVIESGIELSRFYPSDEYRFEIREHFSVSEHEKLFVNVANWLPYRKGQDILFRAFAEAARNDWKLMLVGRDTDSEEAREMVRELGLEGKVIHAGFRPDVEKILQAADFFVLSSRSEGIAGALLQAMASGKVVISTLAGGIGEYLKDGVNGFASPIEDVDGLAEAMKKAAALDKKEYEVIANRAVETAKKYSIEETGKKWKDLIESLCR
- the fusA gene encoding elongation factor G, yielding MEAVVSKAAKNIKVPLDKVRNIGIIAHIDAGKTTTTERILYYTGRIHKIGEVHEGAAEMDWMEQEKERGITITSATTTCFWRNHRINIVDTPGHVDFTIEVERSLRVLDGAVTILCSVGGVQPQTETVWRQADKYHVPRIIFVNKMDRIGADFFQVVKDVEEKLGAKPVPLQIPVGAEENFKGVVDLVTMKAIIWEEETLGAKYHEEEIPEDLIDIAEEYREKLIEALADVDEEIMMKYLEGEEITPEEMKAAIRKGTLEIKFFPMLCGSAFKNKGVQPLLDAVVDYLPSPLDVPPIKGINPNTGEEEERHASYDEPFSALAFKILTDPYVGQLTFIRVYSGLMESGSYVYNATRGKKERLARILRMHANKREEIPVLGAGDIAAAVGLRETFTGDTLCDPDHPIILEAMEFPEPVISVAVEPKTKADQEKLSIALQKLAKEDPSFRVSTDHETGQTIISGMGELHLEIIVDRLKREFNVDVNVGRPQVAYRETIRKEVTQEGKFIKQTGGRGQYGHVWLKIEPLEPGKGFEFHETIKGGVVPKEYIPAVEAGVREAMETGVVAGYPMVDIKVTLFDGSYHEVDSSEMAFKIAGSMAFKEGAKKANPVLLEPIMEVEVTTPEEFMGDVIGDLNKRRGRVQGMEARGNAQVIKAMVPLAEMFGYATDLRSMTQGRATYIMRFSHYEEVPANVAEQIIGERSK
- a CDS encoding O-antigen ligase family protein gives rise to the protein MKLTFPKIGSVLLSLSVYLLTLTIPVSIAGDNIAIGIGVLGVILLFLSNERMDFPNLKPLAFFLVPEGISVLFAKNVKKAWKQTSLNHHLLPLIFVYDRLKKGLSLERILKFLSFSSIVLSSSVIVEAFTHQNVKHFKFSRFHLFFEPVRGKGILNHQLTTAGVLYLLFLLFAGFFIRQNQDRQSKKIYGITTCFLFLAILLNQSRSYWIGMFVAFLLFFVLLYRKRAVFYISGFLAFFLGFTLVFAPLRARLESIVNTKTNGSNTTRLIIWRSHYEAIKNDFSLKEKLFGSPVAGKDMCCKYIPESYEKVLGKKPPKIENLCDKQFYHCLSHNIYIKYLTDFGLLGLLGYVTFILYLILVNIRGFSLSGDSIFATFASMYTGFATAGFFENNFTDAEVKICFIFILGINFYLLDKLRSGERV
- the rpsG gene encoding 30S ribosomal protein S7; translation: MPRKGPVPPREIIPDPVYGDKLVAKLINKVMKDGKKSVAEKIVYGAFGIIKEKLGEEPLAVFHKAVENVKPIMEVRPRRVGGATYQVPMEVRPERQIHLALKWIVDAARARSERGMVNRLANELIDAYNQKGGAFKKREDTHRMAEANKAFAHYRW